CCGACCTTCACGGTGTCCAGTCCGGCCAGCACGTCGAGGTGGTTGACGCCGATGCCGGTGTAGCCGTTGGCTCTGCTGGCGTGGCGGAGCATCGGGAGGTCGAGCCACCCGATCCGGCGCGGCCGGCCGGTGACGGTGCCGAACTCGCCACCCTTCTCGCGGATGTCGCTCGCGAGTGCTTCCTCCGCCTCGTCGCCGTCCAGTTCGGTCGGCATCGGCCCCTCGCCGACTCGGGAGAGGTAGGCTTTCACGACGCCGACGACCTCACCCTGTCCGACCACGGTCGGCCCGACGCCGGACCCGGTCGCCGCGCCGCCGGCGGTGGGGTTCGAGGAGGTGACGTAGGGGTAGCTCCCGTGGTCGATGTCGATGAGCGTGCCCTGTGCGCCCTCGAACATGACGTTCTCGCCGGCCTGCCGCGTCTCGTAGAGGAAGTCGCCGCAGTTGACGACCATCCCCTCCTCGCGCAGGCGACGACCGAACTCGCTGAACTCCGCGTGGAGGGCGTCGATATCGCACTCCTCGCCTGCCTCCAGTCCGTAGACTTCCTCGATGATCGCTCGTTTCTGCGGGACCGCGTATGCAAGTCGCTCGCGGAGCACTTCGGGGTCCAGCAGGTCGCCGACCCGGACGCCGCGCCGGCCGGCCTTGTCCTCGTAGGTCGGGCCGATGCCGCGCCCGGTCGTGCCGACCTTCATGTCGGAGTCGGCCTTCGCCTCCTCCTCGATACCGTCGAGTCGGCGGTGGTACGGCATGATGACGTGGGCGCGTTCGGCGACGCGCACGTCGGGGTCGAGTCCCTGCTCGCGGAGGTCTTCGAGTTCGTCGAACAGCGTACGGGGGTTGACGACACAGCCGTTGCCGAGAATACCGATCTTGTCGCGGACTGCACCGCTCGGCACGAGCGAGAGTTTGTACTCGGTTCCGTCGCGGACGACGGTGTGGCCGGCGTTGTCGCCGCCCTGATACCGGACGACGACGTCGGCGTCCCCACCCCAGAGGTCGACGAGGGCACCCTTCCCCTCGTCGCCGAGTTGGGACCCGACGATGGTTACGGTCATACGCGCCGGTTCCGCCCCCCGGCCTAAACCCGTTACGGTCTTTCGAGCGAATCTACCCACTTTCGTGTACACTCTCGGTGGTGGGGGCGGTGAGATACGCACGTGTGTGGGAATCACGACTCGCTACCGACGACGCCCGAAGCGGGAACGCTGTCCGGCGGACAGTCGATCCGGATGCGGAGAGCGCCTCCGGAACAGTCCCGAGTCACTCACCGGGAGGTGCGGACTCTCAGACTCACGAACAGGTCGCCCGTCCGACTGTTTCGTCCGCCCGAGGTGCCGGCAAGTGCCGGAAACTATTTGGTTCGCATGGCGGGAGTTACCCCCAAATGGACAGCGAGAGATTAGACGACGTGACCGGCTGGAGTTCCCGGCCGTTCGCGGACGGCTACGACGGACTCCGCGACCTCGCGGACCGGGAGTTCAGCGGCGCGGTCACCGAGGGGATGGCGTGGGCGTTCTTCCTCAACGGGCGTATCGTCGGGGTCTTCGACGGGAGCATCGAGGACTTCGAGGACGCGGACGGGACCGCCTACGAGGCACCGCACCCCGCCCTGCCGCTGCTGTACGCGATGCAGGAGACCGGCGGCGAGACGCGCGCGAAGTACTACACCAACGACACACCCATCTCGGAGGTCGACCGGACGCTCTCGGCGGGCAACTTCACGGGCTACGTCGAACTCTCCGAGAACGTCCTCTCGGGCGACTACTACACGGTCTACCACGGCGGCCGGTCGATGAGTGCCGCCTACGTCGGGAGCAGTCGCCGCCTCGTGACCGGCGACGAGGCCTTCGAGAAGGCCGACGACGAGGTCGGCATCTACGAGGTGAAGACGGTTCCCGTGGAGATAGTCGAGATTCCCGGGACAGCGGAGGACGAGGAGGAAGCCGACGACAGAGTCGGTGCGGCCGGTGGTGCGACCAGTGCGGCAGGTGCAGCCAGCGCGACCGACGCCGGCGCGTCCGACGCCGGCACAGCCGAGACGAACGCAGACGACGCCGGCACAGCCGACACGGGCGACGAGGCCGGCGTGCCGGCCGAGTCGGAGCCGAACGAGGCGACGCCCGAGGACCGGACTGCCGACGACACGACGACACCGGAGTCGGGCGTCACGCTCGGTGCGGCCACCGATTCAGACGACGCCACCGACTCCGACGACGCCGTCGACTCCACGGACTCTACCGCCGTCGACGACGTCGACTCGACTGCCACAGAGTCGGCGGCGTCCACGCCGCCGACGGACAGCGACCCGGCAGACGAACCACCTGCGGCCACCGACCACGAGTCGTCGGCGACGGAGCCTGCGGCGACGGAGCCGACGAGTGCGGCAGACGACACCTCGGACGCCGACACGGCCGACGGACCGGCGACCGCGAGCGACGACGCCTCGACGACCGCCACCGACGACGCCTCGACAGGCTCCGAGGGCGTCACCTTCGGCGGCGACGGAGACGACGATCTGGACGACGCGGCTGTCAGCGACCTCGCGGACGAGGTCATCGCCGACACGAGCCTCGACGAGGAACCGCTGGCCGAGGAGAGCGACGACGACTCGGGCGTGTTCTCCGCGGAGAGCGAGTGGCGGGAGACGACGACGATTCCGGCGCTCGACCCCGAGGAGTCCATCGACGACGGCGACGGCGGTAGTCGGAGTCCCGGGGCCGGCACGGGGAACGGAGGCCAGCGTGGCCGCGGGCAGCGCGGGCGAAGCGGTGCGACCGACCACGCCGGCTCTGGCCGAGCGTCCAGTGGCACCGGCGGTAGCGCGTCGGGGAGTCGCCGGAGCCAGCGCGGACAGGCCGGCGGCACCACCTCTCGGAACGGCGTCTCACGCGAGCAGGCCGAACAGCTGCGAGAGAAACTCGAAGCCAGCCAGGAGGCCAGACAGCAGGCCGAGGCGGCACGCGAGCAGTTGGCGTCGGAACTCGAGTCGGTTCGCGAGGAACGTGACGCGCTGGAGACCGAACGCGACGACCTCGAAGCCGACCGCGACGAGTTGGAAGCGCGCGCGAACCAGCTCGACTCGCGGGTCGCAGAGTTACAGTCGCAGGTCGAGCGACTGGAGTCGGAACTCGCCGAGGCGCGGGCCGAACAGCCCGATCCGGAGCACGCCCTCTCCGCGCGGGAGGCACTCGACGGGACGAACCTGTTCGTCCGGTACGACTCCAAGAGTGGCGGGACCTTAGAGAAGGCTCACGACGGGCAGGTGGATCGAGAGGAGGTCAACACCAACCTCCGACTCGAACACCACACGAGCTTCGAGACCGACGACGCACACGTCGACGGGGAGCCCTACGAGGCGTTCCTGCAGGAGAGTATCGAGTACGGCTTCGCTCGCTGGGTCGTGCAGGACCTGCTGTACGAGATCCGCGACACCGGCCACGAGGCGCAGTTACAGGACCTGTACGACGCGATCCCGAAGATCGACCGCGCCGAGTTGAACGGCAACGTCTCGATCAGCTACACCGAGAACGGCGAGGAACACCGCGAGCAACAGCGGTTCGACGTGGTCCTGCGCGACCGGATGGGCAACCCCCTGTTGGTGGCGAACCTCAACGACTCACGCGAGGCGGCCACCGAGTCGATGATGCGCGAGTTGATCGAGAACTCGCGCCGGTTGGCGGAGACGAGCGACTCGCTGGGTGCGGGCTTCCTCGTGACGGCGAGTTTCTTCGCGCCGGAGGCACTGGAGACCGCCTCGGAGGCGACGAGCGGCGGGCTCCTCAGCCGGAGTAAGCGCGAGAGCTTCGTCAAACTCTCCAGAAAACAGGGGTTCCACCTCTGTCTAGTCGAGACGAGAAACGGCGACTTCCACCTGAACGTACCGGAACTTTAGCTCTCGATCTCGTCGGCGGACTCGATCTTCATCGACTCCAGCTTCGTGACGATCTCGTCGATCTTGCCGTCCAGTTCGTCGACGAACTCGCCGGTGCGCTCGGTCGTGATCGCACCCTGGCTCGACGGTTCGATCAGGTTCTCTTCTTCCAGGACGCGGAGCGAGTACCGAACTTTGTGGTGGGGGTAGCCGGTCTCGTTGGACATCTTCACGATCCCGATGGGTTCGCTCTCGATGACCATCTTCAGTACCTGCAAGTGTCGCTCCAACATATCGACTTCTTTCTCCAGTCGGTCTATCATGCCATTTGTTAACTTGTCCGTAGGGGGTTTAA
This genomic window from Salinirubrum litoreum contains:
- a CDS encoding adenylosuccinate synthase, producing the protein MTVTIVGSQLGDEGKGALVDLWGGDADVVVRYQGGDNAGHTVVRDGTEYKLSLVPSGAVRDKIGILGNGCVVNPRTLFDELEDLREQGLDPDVRVAERAHVIMPYHRRLDGIEEEAKADSDMKVGTTGRGIGPTYEDKAGRRGVRVGDLLDPEVLRERLAYAVPQKRAIIEEVYGLEAGEECDIDALHAEFSEFGRRLREEGMVVNCGDFLYETRQAGENVMFEGAQGTLIDIDHGSYPYVTSSNPTAGGAATGSGVGPTVVGQGEVVGVVKAYLSRVGEGPMPTELDGDEAEEALASDIREKGGEFGTVTGRPRRIGWLDLPMLRHASRANGYTGIGVNHLDVLAGLDTVKVGHAYELDGERLETMPATTEAWDRCEPVLREFEPWPEVNWTEVAEAGYDAIPDPAQTYLDYVAEEVDAPVYAVGVGPDRAETVELTNPFDH
- a CDS encoding DUF7527 domain-containing protein, which codes for MDSERLDDVTGWSSRPFADGYDGLRDLADREFSGAVTEGMAWAFFLNGRIVGVFDGSIEDFEDADGTAYEAPHPALPLLYAMQETGGETRAKYYTNDTPISEVDRTLSAGNFTGYVELSENVLSGDYYTVYHGGRSMSAAYVGSSRRLVTGDEAFEKADDEVGIYEVKTVPVEIVEIPGTAEDEEEADDRVGAAGGATSAAGAASATDAGASDAGTAETNADDAGTADTGDEAGVPAESEPNEATPEDRTADDTTTPESGVTLGAATDSDDATDSDDAVDSTDSTAVDDVDSTATESAASTPPTDSDPADEPPAATDHESSATEPAATEPTSAADDTSDADTADGPATASDDASTTATDDASTGSEGVTFGGDGDDDLDDAAVSDLADEVIADTSLDEEPLAEESDDDSGVFSAESEWRETTTIPALDPEESIDDGDGGSRSPGAGTGNGGQRGRGQRGRSGATDHAGSGRASSGTGGSASGSRRSQRGQAGGTTSRNGVSREQAEQLREKLEASQEARQQAEAAREQLASELESVREERDALETERDDLEADRDELEARANQLDSRVAELQSQVERLESELAEARAEQPDPEHALSAREALDGTNLFVRYDSKSGGTLEKAHDGQVDREEVNTNLRLEHHTSFETDDAHVDGEPYEAFLQESIEYGFARWVVQDLLYEIRDTGHEAQLQDLYDAIPKIDRAELNGNVSISYTENGEEHREQQRFDVVLRDRMGNPLLVANLNDSREAATESMMRELIENSRRLAETSDSLGAGFLVTASFFAPEALETASEATSGGLLSRSKRESFVKLSRKQGFHLCLVETRNGDFHLNVPEL